From the Capnocytophaga sp. oral taxon 878 genome, the window ACTTTATGAAAATAACAATATTCTATTCGTGGCAGTCAACAATAGAAAGTAAATACAATCGCTATTTTATACTTGATTGTATTAAGAAAGCTGTGGAACAAATAAAGCAAAAATATAATTCAATAGAAGTTAAAATAACAGAAGCCCTTCGTGATGAGTCAGGACAAATATCTATTCCCGAAACAATAGCTGAGAAAATTGAAAATTGTCATATTTTTATAGCTGATATGACAATAATTAACAACGATGGGGCTTCAGCTAAGACAAAATATACTCCTAATCCGAATGTACTCCTTGAGTATGGTCAAGCAATAGCTCATATTGGAAAATCTCAAATTATAAGTGTGTTGAATAGTAAATTTGGTTCTCCTCATAATGATCCAGAATTGATACCTTTTGATATTAGATCTGATAGGTTTCCTATAGAATACTCAATTAATGAAGAAATTTATACTGATAAAGAAAAAAGAGAAAAAGAAAAAAATGAGTTAACAAAACACTTATCAGGTGCTTTAGATATAACTATATCAAAAATTATTAGAGAACAAAAAAATAAATATAGACCTTTTAAAACTTGGGAACAATGGAAAGATGAGATTAATATACAAAATGAGTTTATAGAGAATAAGAAGATAAAAGAAATTAGAGATACTATAATGAAGGAAATTGATAATCCTAATAAATCACCAATTAGGATTACAGGTCTTTCAGGAATTGGAAAAACACGAATTTTATTTGAGATATTTAGAAAAATAGAAGGTGATGAAAAAACTATTCTACTCTCAAATAGAGTACTCTACTTAAACTATGATGATTTCTCAAATAATCATCTTGAAATTATTAATACGATAAATAGAGAAAAGTCAGACGCTATTTTAATTATAGATAATTGTAATGCAGATGGTTATGAAAAATTTATTAGAAATTTAAAAGGGTTCAAACTATCCTTAATTTCTATTGATTCAAATCCTGAAGAGAATTATGAAGATAGCCAATATATTAAAATTGGGAACGAAGATTTATTGGACTCCATAGAAGATATTATAAAGGCTAAATCAGACAATTTAGAACAAAGTACAATAGAAATAATTAAACAAATTTCACAAGGAGTACCTCTTATAGCTATTCTATTGTGTGAAAATATTGTAAATGGGAAACTAACGAAAGAACCAGATAACAAAGGATTATTAGATAAGATATTAGGTAAGAAGGGTGAAAAATGGAGGTATATTTTAGATTCTTGTTCTTTATTTAGGAAGGTTGGTTATGAAAATGAAAAGAAAGAACAATATAATTTTATTGTTACTAATGAAAATCTAACAATCTCTAATAATAATCATATTGTGAGACTTAAGGAATCTGAGGAAGCCGTCAAATATTATATTAAAAGAGGAATTTTTGAAAAAAGAGGTCGTTATTTATCTATAAGACCGTTCTTTTTGTCAGTTCTATTAGCAAGTAAATATTTGGAAAGTATCAGTTCAGAACATTTTCACAATATTATTAAAGATATACAAGATAAATTAGAAAAACCTCACAAAGAAGAACTTATGAACTATTTATCAGAACAAATTAGATATTTAGGATATAACACAGATATCAGAACAATCATTGATAATTTTGTAGGGTATAAATCTTATTTTGATAGTATAGAAGTTTTAAATACTGAGTTGGGTTCACGCCTCTTCCGTTCATTTGTAGAAGTGAATCCAGTAGCGATATCTGATAACTTTTATAGACAATTTAACAATGAAAAAACAGAAAAGCTATTAGAATTTAAAGAAGGAAGACGAAATATAATATGGGCATTAGAAAAACTATGCTTCAATAAGGATACGTTCAGTAATAGTGCTAAGATATTATATAGATTTGCAGTTGCAGAGAATGAGTCGTGGGCTAATAATGCAACTGGACAATTTTTGCAATTATTCCATATTTTCTTAGCTGGGACAGAAGTTTCTCTAAAGGAGAGATTAAAGATTATCAAATGGGGGTTAGGTATGAAAGACGAAAAGTTCACCCAATTAGCTATTAAAGCAATGGCTTCTGGTTTAACAACTAACCATTTTGCAAGAATGAAAGGTGCAGAAAGGCAAGGAATAGATGAAATAAAAGATTATGTCCCTACATATGATGAAATATCAGAATACTATAAGAGTATATTAGATGAACTTATCAATCTTATTAGAAGTGAAGGTATATATATAGATGAAGTAAGTAAAATTATTGCTGATTCCATTAGAGGTTTAACTAATATAGGCTTGATAGCTATAGTACTACCATATATAGATGAAGTTATTGCTATAAAAAATAGAATTTGGCAAGAAGGATTAGATAGTATTAGAATGACCTTAGCTTTTGAAGGTAATAAAATATCAGAAGAACATAGAACACACTTACAAAAGATTATAGAAGAATTATCAGAGGATTTTATAACTCGTTTTAGAAGTTATGATAAGTTCTATGATAAAGATTACTCTTTTGAAAACTTTGAAGAGAAAGAAAAGGAACGAATGTATTCTTTAGCTAAGATTTTTATAGAGTTTAAAGAAGTAGAACAAAGAGAACTACTGTTTAAACTTTACAAAAGAGAGCAAGGTATCTATGTAATATATCAATCATATTTTGGCAAATCAATAAGTGATTTTTTTAATGATAATATAGATAAAAGTGAAAAATTTATTAATATATCATTATCAATAGCAGAAGAATTAGGCGAAGAATTGTTTGATTATTCAATTCTATTAGGCTTTATTGAGCAATCAGAAAGAGAAATTAAGAAATATTTTTATCAAAAAGTAGGAGAAAAATCGTATTTAAATTATCTTCTGTTTATTTTTGTTGCTAATGATGAGAAAGGAGTTGAGCACTTTGATCAATTATTTAAATTAATAGATAATCACCCTCAATTGTTTAGTTATTTAGGGCATTTAAAGTATAGGATGGCTTTACAAAAACTCAGTATACAAGAGATTGAATCTTTACAAAATAAGCTATTAAATTATGAGATACAGGGGTATATAATGATTTTTGAGCTATTAAGTTCTATTCGTACTCAAGATGCTGAAAAACAAATTGTCATAGATGGTTTTTTGAAAGAGTGTATATATAAAATAGGAGTACAATGGAATAATAACATTGATAACTTTCAATACTTTAATCATATAAGAAATATTCTTAAAAACGAAGAAAAAGATGAGAAATTATGTTCATTTGTGGTAAACGATATTATCAATTATATAAACTGGGATACTGCACTTAGTTTGGAACCATATAGAAGCATATTTGAAATTGCATTGAGTGATTATTTTGATAGCACTTGGGCTATTATATCCTCTGCTATAATCAATGAGAATGATGGATATATGAAATTCTGGGGAATAAAGCAACTGTTGGGAGGATATGTTAGTAACATATATACAAAAAAAGATATATTATTTAACAATGATAATGTTGAAAAAATTATAGACTGGTGTAATAAAAATCAACCTATTGCACCTACTCTTATTGCTGAATTAGTTCCTATATATAATGAAGACCGAACTGAATGGAATCCTATTGCAAAAAGATTAATAGATGAATTTGGAAATATAAAAGAGGTTCTTGACAGATTAGGGGCTAATATGAATAGCTTCTCGTGGTCAGGTTCTATTGTACCCTTACTTGAATCTAATAAAAAATTACTTGAAAGCATTGTGGACAATAGTAATCCTATAGTTTCAGAATGGGCACAGCAGAATATAAACGAGTTAAGCAAACGAATTATTCAGGAAAAAAAGAAAGATGAAGAGTATTTTATAACATAAAATATTACACAAACTCCCTAATATCAAACTCCGTTTTACTCTCTACAGTTTTAGGCAACGCCTTCTCCAAGAGCGCACTCACTTTAAGAGTTGCTTGGGGTAAGGCTTTTTCTATGGCTTCTAATAGGCTGGTACCCTCTACCTTTTGTAGTAGCTCTATGTTCTCGGTGGTAACTTCTTCTTTGTCCTCAGAGAGGAAAGTAGCTACCTTTTCCAAGTCCTCAAACGAAAGCCCTGTGGCAAAATCATTGTCCTCTGCCTCTGTGCGATAACTGCGTAAATCCTCTTCTTCATCTTCAAGGTTTATGGTAGGTTCCTCTTCCCATTCTGTCAGAATATCCTGTTGCTCTTTTTCTGTTAAGGGGATAGCTGTAGTGGCTACCTTTGTAGAAGGCACAAACCTGCTTTCCCCCATTACCGAAGTTGAGGAAGCCGACTTGGGTATAGAGGTCGTTTTAGGTTTAGTAGCTCTCTTTTTAGATAGTGTTATAGGCATTTTGTCCGATAGCAACAACAAAATGACCACAATAAGCAGTAAAATGATAATCTTTTCCATTGTCAAAATATAGGTTTGTATTTCTGTTCAAAACTCTGTGTAATTTCCTCTTGGTACTGCTCAAAATGCGCTTTAAGTACATTGTCTAAATAGTTATACAGACTGATCTTGTCTTCTCCTATCACCTGTACAATACGGGCTATTCGCTGGTGAAACTCAGGGCGTATATACACCGATTTTCCTTCTCTTGCTGAAGTCTCTCCCTGCTCAAAAAAATAACTTTCATACTCATAGAGTTCTGCCTTTTTCTTCTTGGTAGGAGCTGGTTTCTGGGGTGCTTTCTCTGTCTCTATTGGAGCCGTAGCAATGGCAGGGGCAGGCGTGGGTTGCTTGCCTGCCATTAGCTCCATTAGTTCGTTTTCGTCTATAGGTTTTACTGTCTTCATATCTTTAAGGCTTACTGAATAATCTGTACCAACTCATTAATAAAGTCGTCCAAATGACAACCACTCATCAACTTCTCATCAGCAGGCATTAAAGTAGAACGGAATACCAATCGTTGGTTTTCTGTGCCGTCTTTGCGAAAACGCTTGCTATCAGAGATATAGGCTTGCATCAGGTTCAAACCTAAATCAGCGATCACTTGCTCATAAATCTTGTACAAAGGCGATTTTTCTCTCCCATCTACCTGATTCCAAAACAAATGTACGCTTTTAATAGCACTTTCAGTATTCTTAGCGATGATATTGGAAAGTACCTCAGTAAAACTCAAAGTACTTTCAATTACCACTCTATCGGCAGTGATAGGTGAGAAAATGTGATGCATTTGTGCTAGCAGGGTCAATATCCCTGCGGTGTTTACTGTCCCCGGCATATCAAAAAGTATAACCTCTATAGGGAAAGGTGTCTCTGCGATGAGCTGTTGTGCCTTTTCAAGGGCTTCATTGGGCTTACATTGTATTATGGGGTATGCCTTTTTGTTTAGCTCACTAAACTGTCTATGAGCAGCTTTCTTAAAATGCTCGTTGTTCATCACTGTTTTAAGATCTTGCTCTCGCATTCGGTGTAGGCTGTATTGTGGATAATCACAATCCATCACTGCTACATTATAGCCCATTCGGTAGTGTAGCAAGCTGGCTACTAAGGTAGTAAAAGTGCTTTTTCCTACCCCTCCTTTCTGGGTGGAAAAGCTAATGAATTTTGTCGTTGATGTCATATATATGTGTTTAAATATGTTTGTAATTCAGTAAGTATATAAGTGCATAGCTATTCAAATACAACTATCTTTATTTAAGTAATTATCTCTGTAACTATACCGTTATATAAGTAATTAGCTAATTATCTAATTGACTAATTACTTGCGTATGTACATACATTGGTAGCTTTATAGCTGTGTAGCTACATAGCTACGCAAATACATTTTTACTTCCATACATACTTGCTTTGGTATGCGGGTGCAAAGGAACATATAAATATACATATAGCCTTATGTAGGGTTGTAAATGGCTTTATAAGGAAGTGATTGGCTTTATGTTATATACAAATCCTTTGCTAAGAAATCACTTGTTTTGCACCCTGAAATTACTTTACCCGCTCGTAGTGTTAATTTCTCTCTTTATGGCTAATTAAAATTCGACCGTTAGGGAGAATTTTCTGTTCACCCGAACAGAGCAAGTTGTGTTTTGAGGCACGCATTAGGCGTGTAGGCACCTCAAAACCACTTGCCCTTGCAGGGAGCTTAAAACGCACTCCGAAGTCGTGGTTTTTTAATAATACTGAATTTATATGACCTTACAGAAAACAACTCACAAACGCCCCATAGGTAGGAACAAAAAGATAAATCCTACTTCTTTTAGATATGTTTTTCGATTGAATGAAGAAGAAAACAATCAGTTTCTCTCCCTTTTTGAGCAATCAGGAATGAAAGTCAAAGCACATTTTATCACTTCTTTGCTTTTTAACCGAGAGATAAAAGTGGTGAAAATTGATAAATCTGCTTTAGATTATTACACTAAACTCACTGAACTCTATGCGCAATTTCGTTCGGTAGGGGTCAATTACAATCAGATTGTAAAGATACTCTACCGTAATTTTTCGGAGAAGAAAGCGGCTGCTTACCTCTATAAATTGGAGAAAGAAACTACCCAATTGATTGCTATCTGCAAACAAATATTAGAACTTTCGCAACAAATGGAGCAAAAACTAAAGTAGTTTTTAAGAAGAAAACAGCAGTTTATGATAGCAAAAATACATCGAGGGGCGCAGCTGTTAGGAGTACTTTTGTACAATCACAACAAGGTATCTAAAGGACAAGGTGAGGTGTTATACGCTCAAAAAGTGATACAACCTCTGCAAGGAAGTGTAGGCATTTCGGAAGTATCTCGTTCTTTTGCCCCTTATCTCTATGCCAACATAAGGACAGAAAAACCTATCCTACACATCTCCCTCAATCCCGATCCTAACGATAAGGTAAGCGACGAGACCTTTGTAAAGTTGGCTACTGACTATATGCAGCGAATGGGCTTTGGCAACCAACCTTTTGTGGTTTACAAACATTCAGATATTGAGCGCAAACACATTCACATTGTATCGCTGGGGATAGATGAAAACGGCAAGAAAATCTCTGATACTTTTGAAAAAATACGTTCAATGAAAGTATGCCGAGAGTTGGAAACGAAATACCAACTTATCCCTGCTATCACCAATGATTCACAGCTAACAGATGATGAGCTCTTGCCTTTGTCTAAATTAGTCCCCTTAGATTACCGACAAAACGACCTTAAAAAGCAAATGACTTATATGGTAAAGCAACTGCTAAAACACTATCATTTTGCCTCGTTAGGAGCATTTAACGCCTTGCTCAATCAGTTTAACATAGCGGTAGAAAAGGTAGAAGGCGAACTGCAAGGTATTCCTAAAAAGGGCTTGGTATATGTGGTATTGGATGAAAATGGCAATAAGGCAAGCCATCCTTTTAAAGCCTCCAAGCTCGGCAAAACACTGAGCTTACCTTATATCGAAAAACACTTGCAAAAGGGACACGAATACCTAAAAGGACAAGACACCACTTCCTTAAAGGCACATATCACCTTTTCTAAAGAAACAGCTCATAGCAAAAGTGAATTTGTTCAAGAACTAAAAGCTAAAGGAATAGAGGTTGTCTTTCGTGAAAACAAAGAAGGGAGAACCTACGGGGTAACCTTTATCGACCACAACAGCCAAAGTGTGTATAATGGCTCTCAGCTGGGGAAGGAGTTTTCTGCCAATGTTTTTCATCAGTGGCTAAAATCGTTAGAAGAGCCTGCTACGGCTTTAACCTCTCAGGTAAATATGCCATCTGTAACTCCTTATGCAAGTAAAAATCACGACAATACTAATACTGTTGAAGAGGATACTTTTTCTGACACTTCTTGGACACATTACCAAGAGAATTTTGGCAAGGACTCAGCCTTAAATGCTTTCTTTACTCTTTTCTCTTTGGATGATCAAGGGGTAGATTACGAAGAAGAGGATTTTACCAGAAGAATGAAACGTGCTACTACCAAACGGCGAAAAATGAAAAACAAATCTTAGGTGTGGCTATTGAGCTGACATAGCTAAGTATAAAATATTGATAAACACTAAAAACAGAAATAAATATGCAAAACGATGATGATTTAAGAGCATTAGCCAAGATTATGGCTTTTATGCGTGCAGTAAGTATTCTCATAGTACTAATGCACCTCTATTGGTATTGTTATGGCTTTTTCCAAGGCGAAAAGTGGATATTAGCTGTAGTGGATAGAATCTTGACCAACTTCCAACGAACAGCAGGACTGTTCTCTCACCCGCTATACACCAAATGCTTTGCCCTCCTGCTCTTAGCCTTGAGCTGTTTGGGAACAACAGGTGTAAAAAATGACAAGATTACTTGGCGAAAGATTTACATCGCTCTGGGGGTAGGAGCTGCTCTTTACTTTGGTAATTTTTGGATTTTATACCTGCGCCTTCCTGCTTCAGTGGTTGCCTTTTTCTATATCCTTACTCTATCTTTGGGCTACATAGCGCTCCTTATGGC encodes:
- a CDS encoding TIR domain-containing protein codes for the protein MKITIFYSWQSTIESKYNRYFILDCIKKAVEQIKQKYNSIEVKITEALRDESGQISIPETIAEKIENCHIFIADMTIINNDGASAKTKYTPNPNVLLEYGQAIAHIGKSQIISVLNSKFGSPHNDPELIPFDIRSDRFPIEYSINEEIYTDKEKREKEKNELTKHLSGALDITISKIIREQKNKYRPFKTWEQWKDEINIQNEFIENKKIKEIRDTIMKEIDNPNKSPIRITGLSGIGKTRILFEIFRKIEGDEKTILLSNRVLYLNYDDFSNNHLEIINTINREKSDAILIIDNCNADGYEKFIRNLKGFKLSLISIDSNPEENYEDSQYIKIGNEDLLDSIEDIIKAKSDNLEQSTIEIIKQISQGVPLIAILLCENIVNGKLTKEPDNKGLLDKILGKKGEKWRYILDSCSLFRKVGYENEKKEQYNFIVTNENLTISNNNHIVRLKESEEAVKYYIKRGIFEKRGRYLSIRPFFLSVLLASKYLESISSEHFHNIIKDIQDKLEKPHKEELMNYLSEQIRYLGYNTDIRTIIDNFVGYKSYFDSIEVLNTELGSRLFRSFVEVNPVAISDNFYRQFNNEKTEKLLEFKEGRRNIIWALEKLCFNKDTFSNSAKILYRFAVAENESWANNATGQFLQLFHIFLAGTEVSLKERLKIIKWGLGMKDEKFTQLAIKAMASGLTTNHFARMKGAERQGIDEIKDYVPTYDEISEYYKSILDELINLIRSEGIYIDEVSKIIADSIRGLTNIGLIAIVLPYIDEVIAIKNRIWQEGLDSIRMTLAFEGNKISEEHRTHLQKIIEELSEDFITRFRSYDKFYDKDYSFENFEEKEKERMYSLAKIFIEFKEVEQRELLFKLYKREQGIYVIYQSYFGKSISDFFNDNIDKSEKFINISLSIAEELGEELFDYSILLGFIEQSEREIKKYFYQKVGEKSYLNYLLFIFVANDEKGVEHFDQLFKLIDNHPQLFSYLGHLKYRMALQKLSIQEIESLQNKLLNYEIQGYIMIFELLSSIRTQDAEKQIVIDGFLKECIYKIGVQWNNNIDNFQYFNHIRNILKNEEKDEKLCSFVVNDIINYINWDTALSLEPYRSIFEIALSDYFDSTWAIISSAIINENDGYMKFWGIKQLLGGYVSNIYTKKDILFNNDNVEKIIDWCNKNQPIAPTLIAELVPIYNEDRTEWNPIAKRLIDEFGNIKEVLDRLGANMNSFSWSGSIVPLLESNKKLLESIVDNSNPIVSEWAQQNINELSKRIIQEKKKDEEYFIT
- a CDS encoding DUF3408 domain-containing protein codes for the protein MKTVKPIDENELMELMAGKQPTPAPAIATAPIETEKAPQKPAPTKKKKAELYEYESYFFEQGETSAREGKSVYIRPEFHQRIARIVQVIGEDKISLYNYLDNVLKAHFEQYQEEITQSFEQKYKPIF
- a CDS encoding ParA family protein, with the translated sequence MTSTTKFISFSTQKGGVGKSTFTTLVASLLHYRMGYNVAVMDCDYPQYSLHRMREQDLKTVMNNEHFKKAAHRQFSELNKKAYPIIQCKPNEALEKAQQLIAETPFPIEVILFDMPGTVNTAGILTLLAQMHHIFSPITADRVVIESTLSFTEVLSNIIAKNTESAIKSVHLFWNQVDGREKSPLYKIYEQVIADLGLNLMQAYISDSKRFRKDGTENQRLVFRSTLMPADEKLMSGCHLDDFINELVQIIQ
- the mobA gene encoding conjugal transfer protein MobA, with protein sequence MTLQKTTHKRPIGRNKKINPTSFRYVFRLNEEENNQFLSLFEQSGMKVKAHFITSLLFNREIKVVKIDKSALDYYTKLTELYAQFRSVGVNYNQIVKILYRNFSEKKAAAYLYKLEKETTQLIAICKQILELSQQMEQKLK
- the mobB gene encoding conjugal transfer protein MobB gives rise to the protein MIAKIHRGAQLLGVLLYNHNKVSKGQGEVLYAQKVIQPLQGSVGISEVSRSFAPYLYANIRTEKPILHISLNPDPNDKVSDETFVKLATDYMQRMGFGNQPFVVYKHSDIERKHIHIVSLGIDENGKKISDTFEKIRSMKVCRELETKYQLIPAITNDSQLTDDELLPLSKLVPLDYRQNDLKKQMTYMVKQLLKHYHFASLGAFNALLNQFNIAVEKVEGELQGIPKKGLVYVVLDENGNKASHPFKASKLGKTLSLPYIEKHLQKGHEYLKGQDTTSLKAHITFSKETAHSKSEFVQELKAKGIEVVFRENKEGRTYGVTFIDHNSQSVYNGSQLGKEFSANVFHQWLKSLEEPATALTSQVNMPSVTPYASKNHDNTNTVEEDTFSDTSWTHYQENFGKDSALNAFFTLFSLDDQGVDYEEEDFTRRMKRATTKRRKMKNKS